A segment of the Asinibacterium sp. OR53 genome:
CGCAGGATGAAGCCACCAATACAGAGCAATACAATGCCTGGCAAACCATCCAGCGCAGCCATGCAGTGGCCAACGGTGTGCACGTGGTAAGTGTGAACAGGGTAGGACTCGAACAAAACGGCGCCATGAAATTCTGGGGCGGTTCTTTTGTGAGTAATCCCTTCGGCAGCTTATTATACAAAGCATCACACGACGCAGAAGAAGTAGCGGTTGTTGAGATCGATACCACAGCAACCGATCGTTACAGAACACACTGGCCCTTCATGCGCGACAGGCGTATCGATTCTTACCAGCCTGTTACCAAAAGATACATCGACGAAGATTGATTAAACCGCATCATTTGAAATCACCGAAAGAAGCCGGTTATTATTTCCCGGCAGAATTTGAACCGCACGAAGCCACCTGGCTCAGTTGGCCGCACAAAGAAGCCAGTTGGCCCGGTAAGATCCATACCATCTATCCGAACTATTCATTGTTTGTGAAATGGCTCGCATTGAGTGAGAAAGTACGCATCAACGTAACAGATGAAGCCATGAAGACTTTTGCTGTTGAACAGCTGCAAAAAGCGGGCGTTGATATGCAGCAGGTTGAATTTTTCCTGCACCCTACCAATGATGCATGGTGCAGGGATCATGGCCCGGCTTTCCTGGTCAATCCACATGCTGAGCACAAAAAGCTAATTGTTGACTGGAACTATAATGCCTGGGGCAACAAATACCCTCCTTATGAATTGGACGATGTGATACCCACATTGATCGGCAGACATTTCAACATCCCGGTATACCATCCTGGCATTGTGATGGAAGGCGGGTCCGTAGAATTCAATGGTAAAGGAACGATACTCACTTCTACTTGTTGTCTCCTCAACCCCAACCGTAACCCGCATCTCAACCAGGCGCAGGTAGAAAAATACCTCTGTGACTATTATGGTATGGAACAGGTATTATGGGTAGACGAAGGAATTGTAGGCGATGATACCGATGGACATATCGATGATACCATCCGTTTTGTGAACGAAGACACGGTACTGACCGTAGTAGAAACCGATAAGCAGGATGAAAACTACGAGCTGCTGCAAACCAACCTCAAACAGTTGAAACAAATGCGCTTACTCAGCGGCAAGCAACTCAACATCATCGAATTGCCCATGCCCGATGCAATGGTGTATGAAGACCAGCGTTTACCGGCATCATACGCAAATTTTTACATCAGTAACCGGCACGTGATCGTTCCCACCTATCAATGCGATAAAGACGACCAGGCATTGAATATCATTGCCGCTGCTTTCCCGGATAGGGAAGTGGTAGGTATTGATTCTACCGACATTATTTGGGGGCTCGGCAGTTTTCATTGCCTCAGTCAGCAGGAACCCAAATAATTGCCAAATTATCCAGTGATTGTCATAGTAGAGCCGTTGATTGCTATGTTATACGCTTTAAGGGCGGTGGCAGTTCCACCGTTATCAGGACCACTGATCAGAGTACCATTAGTGTTGAACTGGGAATGATGCAAAGGGCAAATAAACTTGTTTCCGCTGCTACTATAATTGATAGGAGTACCCTGGTGTGTACAGGCAACCTGCACGGCTGCGAAAGAAGAAACAGCATTTCCAGCAGCTACTCTTGCTACAATTACACCGCTCTGTACCAGTGAATCACCCACATTCGGCAATTGCGAATTAAGGTTGACGGTAAAGTTAACGCCACCGCCGCCGCCGCTGTTGTTGGATGGTGAAACATCGGCTTTAGTGCAAGCGCCCAAACAT
Coding sequences within it:
- a CDS encoding agmatine/peptidylarginine deiminase, whose product is MKSPKEAGYYFPAEFEPHEATWLSWPHKEASWPGKIHTIYPNYSLFVKWLALSEKVRINVTDEAMKTFAVEQLQKAGVDMQQVEFFLHPTNDAWCRDHGPAFLVNPHAEHKKLIVDWNYNAWGNKYPPYELDDVIPTLIGRHFNIPVYHPGIVMEGGSVEFNGKGTILTSTCCLLNPNRNPHLNQAQVEKYLCDYYGMEQVLWVDEGIVGDDTDGHIDDTIRFVNEDTVLTVVETDKQDENYELLQTNLKQLKQMRLLSGKQLNIIELPMPDAMVYEDQRLPASYANFYISNRHVIVPTYQCDKDDQALNIIAAAFPDREVVGIDSTDIIWGLGSFHCLSQQEPK
- a CDS encoding ubiquinol-cytochrome c reductase iron-sulfur subunit; the protein is MDRRKFIGDLGSPVLAVCAVCLGACTKADVSPSNNSGGGGGVNFTVNLNSQLPNVGDSLVQSGVIVARVAAGNAVSSFAAVQVACTHQGTPINYSSSGNKFICPLHHSQFNTNGTLISGPDNGGTATALKAYNIAINGSTMTITG